From the genome of Streptococcus lutetiensis, one region includes:
- the sstT gene encoding serine/threonine transporter SstT, translating to MKRFINVWNRTSLIKRIIIGVILGFILGMTLPKVSAIGILGDLFVGGLKAVAPLLVFVLVASALSQNEKGQKTNMSTIIGLYLVGTLAAALVAVVVNYFFPITLTLNTATQPKLSSPEGIGQVFHSLLLQMVDNPINALGTANYIGVLTWAVIFGLAFRNSNKETKELLQTIADVTSQVVRWIINLAPFGILGLVFKTISDNGVKILANYGFLILALVGTMLFVALVINPFIAFLFMRKNPYPLVFRCLKDSGLTAFFTRSSAANIPVNMKLCEELGLNKDTYKVSIPLGATINMGGAAITINVLTLAAVNTLGIHVDFPTAFLLSVLSAVSACGASGVTGGSLLLVPVACSLFGISNDLAMQVVGVGFIVGVVQDSCETALNSSTDVLFTAVAEKSVWGKKKKVN from the coding sequence ATGAAACGATTTATTAATGTTTGGAATAGAACTAGTCTCATCAAACGAATCATCATTGGTGTTATTCTTGGATTTATTTTAGGAATGACTCTTCCTAAGGTTTCAGCTATTGGTATCCTAGGTGATTTGTTCGTTGGTGGGCTTAAAGCGGTAGCGCCATTACTTGTCTTTGTTTTGGTTGCTAGCGCATTGTCACAAAATGAAAAGGGACAAAAGACCAATATGTCAACGATTATTGGACTTTATCTTGTTGGGACCTTAGCAGCTGCCCTAGTAGCAGTTGTGGTGAACTACTTTTTCCCAATCACTCTGACCTTGAATACTGCCACGCAACCAAAATTGTCATCTCCTGAAGGAATTGGGCAGGTTTTCCACAGTCTTCTACTACAAATGGTTGATAACCCAATTAATGCATTGGGAACAGCTAACTATATCGGTGTATTGACTTGGGCTGTTATTTTTGGTCTTGCTTTTAGAAATTCAAATAAAGAAACGAAAGAGCTTTTACAAACTATCGCTGATGTTACGTCACAAGTGGTTCGTTGGATTATTAATTTAGCACCATTTGGTATTTTAGGCCTTGTCTTTAAAACAATTTCAGATAACGGGGTTAAGATTTTAGCAAACTATGGTTTCTTGATTTTAGCTCTTGTGGGAACAATGCTTTTTGTAGCTTTAGTTATTAATCCATTTATTGCTTTTCTCTTCATGCGCAAAAATCCATATCCATTGGTTTTCCGTTGCTTGAAAGATTCTGGATTGACAGCCTTCTTCACACGTAGTTCTGCAGCTAACATTCCCGTTAATATGAAACTTTGTGAAGAGTTAGGCTTGAACAAAGATACTTACAAGGTATCTATCCCACTTGGTGCTACTATCAATATGGGTGGTGCTGCCATCACAATTAATGTTTTGACACTTGCTGCGGTTAATACGCTAGGCATTCACGTCGATTTTCCAACAGCTTTCTTGCTAAGTGTTTTATCCGCTGTGTCTGCTTGTGGAGCATCAGGAGTTACTGGAGGATCACTTCTTTTGGTTCCTGTTGCATGTAGCTTATTTGGTATTTCAAATGATCTTGCTATGCAAGTGGTTGGTGTTGGATTTATTGTTGGGGTTGTTCAAGACTCTTGTGAAACAGCCCTAAACTCTTCAACAGATGTTCTCTTTACAGCAGTTGCTGAAAAATCTGTTTGGGGTAAAAAGAAAAAAGTTAATTAA
- a CDS encoding MetQ/NlpA family ABC transporter substrate-binding protein has product MKLKKLLGLASVALVSTLLLAACGGSKSASNDSKLKVGIMTLDDATEPVWDKVKELAKDKGVEIELVEFTDYNQPNEALQNGEVDVNAFQHKYFLNNWNSENKGTLVEVADTYLSPIRIFSGTENGKAKYTDVKDIPNKATISVPNDASNESRALYLLQSAGLIKLDVNGDELATIKNISSNPKDLDIKEVDAAQTASTLSSVDAAIVNNSYAQAAKVDYKTTLYKEAVDKNSDQWVNVIAAQKDWKKSDKAKAIKTLISVYQTDEVGKVIQDASNNVDIPAWKGTKVSSED; this is encoded by the coding sequence ATGAAATTAAAAAAATTACTTGGATTGGCTAGTGTAGCTCTTGTCTCAACACTTTTATTGGCAGCGTGTGGTGGTTCAAAATCAGCTTCAAATGATTCAAAACTTAAAGTTGGTATCATGACTTTGGATGATGCAACTGAACCAGTTTGGGATAAAGTCAAAGAATTGGCTAAAGACAAAGGCGTGGAAATCGAATTGGTTGAATTCACTGATTATAACCAACCAAACGAAGCACTTCAAAATGGTGAAGTTGATGTCAATGCCTTCCAACACAAATATTTCTTGAACAACTGGAATTCTGAAAATAAAGGAACTTTGGTAGAAGTAGCTGACACATATCTTAGTCCAATCCGTATCTTCTCAGGTACAGAAAATGGTAAAGCTAAATACACTGATGTTAAAGACATTCCTAACAAAGCAACTATCTCAGTTCCAAATGATGCTTCAAACGAAAGTCGTGCCCTCTACCTTCTTCAATCAGCAGGTTTGATTAAATTGGATGTTAATGGTGATGAATTAGCAACAATCAAAAACATTTCATCAAATCCTAAAGATTTGGACATCAAAGAAGTTGATGCGGCACAAACAGCTTCTACATTGTCATCAGTAGATGCCGCTATCGTTAACAACTCTTACGCTCAAGCAGCAAAAGTTGATTACAAAACAACACTTTACAAAGAAGCAGTTGATAAAAACTCAGACCAATGGGTTAACGTCATTGCTGCTCAAAAAGATTGGAAGAAATCTGATAAAGCTAAAGCTATCAAGACTTTGATTTCAGTTTACCAAACTGACGAAGTTGGTAAAGTCATCCAAGATGCTTCAAATAACGTTGATATCCCAGCATGGAAGGGTACAAAAGTTTCTTCTGAAGACTAA
- a CDS encoding YebC/PmpR family DNA-binding transcriptional regulator — translation MGRKWANIVAKKTAKDGANSKVYAKFGVEIYVAAKKGEPDPESNSALKFVLERAKQAQVPKHVIDRAIDKAKGNTDETFVEGRYEGFGPNGSMIIVDTLTSNVNRTAANLRTAFGKNGGNMGASGSVSYMFDKKGVIVFDGDDADSIFEQLLEADVDVEDVEAEDGVVTVYTAPTDLHKGIEALRANGIEEFKVTELEMIPQSEVTLEGEDFETFEKLVDTLEDDEDVQKVYHNVSDF, via the coding sequence ATGGGACGTAAGTGGGCCAATATTGTTGCCAAAAAAACTGCCAAAGATGGTGCTAACTCAAAAGTTTACGCTAAATTTGGTGTTGAAATCTATGTTGCTGCTAAAAAAGGTGAACCAGATCCAGAATCAAACTCAGCTTTGAAATTTGTACTTGAACGTGCAAAACAAGCGCAAGTACCAAAACACGTTATCGACCGTGCTATCGATAAAGCAAAAGGTAATACAGACGAAACTTTCGTTGAAGGTCGTTACGAAGGATTTGGACCAAACGGTTCAATGATTATCGTTGATACTTTGACAAGTAACGTTAACCGTACTGCTGCTAACTTGCGTACTGCATTTGGTAAAAACGGTGGTAACATGGGAGCATCTGGTTCAGTTTCTTACATGTTCGACAAAAAAGGTGTTATTGTCTTTGACGGTGACGATGCAGACAGCATTTTTGAACAATTGCTAGAAGCTGATGTTGATGTTGAAGATGTTGAAGCAGAAGATGGTGTAGTAACTGTCTACACAGCTCCAACTGACCTTCACAAAGGTATCGAAGCTTTGCGTGCTAATGGCATCGAAGAATTCAAAGTTACTGAACTTGAAATGATTCCTCAATCAGAAGTAACTCTTGAAGGTGAAGACTTTGAAACATTTGAAAAACTTGTTGACACTCTTGAAGATGACGAAGATGTTCAAAAAGTTTACCACAACGTATCTGATTTCTAA
- the brnQ gene encoding branched-chain amino acid transport system II carrier protein yields MKPVKNIYIIIGFMLFALFFGAGNLIYPAFLGIYSGSNLALAILGFCLTGVTLPLLGVVAVAYSGASDIEDFARPVSRHYALLFSIALYLSIGPFFAIPRTGATSFSIGIEPIFGDNLIAKVIYGLVFFGISYFLAIKPNKIADRIGKYLTPALLIIIAILVVASFVKPAGDIGTAYNAASDISNAFKDVPFVAGLIQGYGTMDALASLAFAIIVIDASKSHGAKGKAEVATLTFKSGLIATVLLALIYIFVARIGASSQNLFDFSNGHFMFKGEAIDGGNILGQAAHFYLGSIGQIILAAAIFLACLTTATGLITACAEYFHKLQPKVSHVTWATVFTLIALFFYFGGLSELIKWSLPVLYLLYPLTVVIIFLSLLSKFFKKDRIVYQITIGFAAIPALYDALSTLAKMTGLFSLPASLVNFFNGFVPLGQFSLEWVSFAIVGFIIGFILHKTKKA; encoded by the coding sequence ATGAAACCTGTCAAAAATATCTATATTATCATCGGTTTCATGTTATTTGCTTTATTCTTTGGGGCAGGTAATCTGATTTATCCAGCCTTTTTAGGAATATATTCCGGAAGTAACCTTGCGTTAGCCATTCTTGGTTTCTGTTTAACTGGTGTGACACTACCACTTTTAGGGGTCGTCGCAGTAGCCTACTCAGGTGCGAGTGATATTGAAGATTTTGCACGTCCAGTTTCTCGCCACTATGCTTTGCTATTTTCAATCGCACTTTATCTATCAATCGGACCATTCTTTGCCATTCCAAGAACGGGTGCTACTTCATTTTCAATCGGTATTGAACCTATCTTTGGTGACAATCTGATTGCTAAAGTAATCTACGGTTTGGTCTTCTTTGGGATTTCTTATTTCCTAGCAATTAAACCAAATAAAATCGCTGACCGTATCGGGAAATACCTAACACCTGCTCTTTTGATTATCATTGCTATCTTGGTTGTAGCCTCATTTGTAAAACCGGCTGGTGATATTGGAACAGCTTATAACGCTGCCAGTGATATCAGTAACGCTTTTAAAGATGTTCCATTCGTTGCTGGACTTATCCAAGGTTACGGAACAATGGATGCCCTTGCTTCACTAGCCTTTGCCATCATCGTTATCGACGCTAGCAAATCACACGGAGCAAAAGGAAAAGCTGAAGTTGCTACACTTACTTTCAAATCAGGACTAATCGCTACTGTACTACTTGCTCTTATTTATATCTTTGTGGCTCGTATTGGTGCTTCATCACAAAATCTCTTTGATTTTTCTAACGGACACTTTATGTTTAAAGGTGAAGCAATCGATGGAGGTAACATCTTAGGCCAAGCTGCTCACTTCTATCTTGGAAGTATCGGGCAAATCATTCTTGCTGCGGCTATTTTCCTTGCTTGCCTAACAACGGCAACTGGATTGATTACTGCCTGTGCAGAGTATTTCCACAAATTGCAACCAAAAGTTTCTCACGTTACTTGGGCAACTGTCTTCACTTTGATTGCATTATTCTTCTACTTTGGCGGCCTTTCTGAATTGATTAAGTGGTCACTTCCAGTACTCTACTTGCTTTACCCATTAACAGTCGTTATTATCTTCTTGTCCTTGCTATCAAAATTCTTCAAGAAAGATCGCATCGTTTACCAAATTACAATTGGTTTTGCAGCTATCCCAGCTCTTTATGATGCCCTTTCAACACTTGCAAAAATGACTGGACTTTTCAGCCTACCAGCAAGTCTTGTTAATTTCTTCAATGGATTCGTGCCACTCGGACAATTCTCACTTGAATGGGTTAGCTTTGCCATCGTTGGATTCATTATTGGATTCATCTTACACAAAACTAAAAAAGCTTAA
- a CDS encoding gamma-glutamyl-gamma-aminobutyrate hydrolase family protein, protein MEKVVVGISGNIKELPARSGLPYDVVSRSLSDGVKEAGGLPIVIPVASPDLAKDYIDMIDKLILSGGQNVTPEFYGERKSIDSDDYSLERDKFELALIKEALKQKKPIFAVCRGMQLLNVALGGTLNQKVEHHWQKEFSGTSQEVEILPNSRVSKLVANGTWVNSFHQQSVKELAPSLVATARDPRDGTIEAYESKDGTPILGFQWHPELLLEKVESQKIFSYVVNSL, encoded by the coding sequence ATGGAGAAAGTTGTCGTTGGCATTTCGGGAAATATCAAAGAACTTCCAGCACGCTCTGGTTTGCCATATGATGTGGTATCAAGAAGTTTATCTGACGGGGTCAAGGAAGCTGGGGGACTTCCGATTGTTATTCCTGTTGCTAGTCCAGACTTGGCTAAAGATTACATCGACATGATTGATAAATTAATCCTATCAGGCGGTCAAAACGTAACTCCTGAATTTTATGGTGAAAGAAAATCAATTGACAGTGATGATTATAGCTTGGAACGTGATAAATTTGAGCTAGCTTTGATTAAAGAGGCTTTGAAGCAAAAGAAACCAATTTTTGCAGTTTGCCGTGGTATGCAGTTGCTTAACGTTGCTTTGGGTGGAACCTTGAACCAAAAGGTTGAACACCACTGGCAAAAAGAGTTTTCAGGGACATCACAAGAAGTAGAAATTTTGCCTAACAGCCGCGTTAGTAAGCTAGTTGCTAATGGTACTTGGGTTAATTCTTTCCACCAACAAAGTGTGAAAGAGTTGGCACCAAGTTTGGTTGCAACAGCGCGTGACCCACGTGACGGCACAATTGAAGCTTATGAAAGTAAGGATGGAACGCCCATTTTAGGTTTCCAATGGCATCCAGAATTACTGTTAGAAAAAGTAGAAAGCCAGAAGATTTTCTCTTATGTGGTCAATAGTTTGTAG
- a CDS encoding amino acid ABC transporter substrate-binding protein codes for MTIMKKMLGITGLALVSAMLLAACSSKPSSDASSDKKELTFATVGTTAPFSYEESGKLTGYDIEVAKAVFKDSDKYKVTFKKTEWSSIFTGLDSGKYQLGGNNISYTKERSAKYLYSYPIGSTPSVLVVPKDSDIASYDDIAGHSTQVVQGTTTAAQLEKFNAENSSKPVDLNYTNENITQVLTNLNDDKFDFKIFDAPTVNTIIKNQKLNNLKTIELKSDEQPFIYFILGQDQKDLQSFVNKRLKVLQKDGTLSDLAQKYLGGDYVPSAKDLTVPSEK; via the coding sequence ATGACGATTATGAAAAAAATGCTAGGAATAACAGGACTAGCTCTCGTCTCAGCAATGCTTCTTGCAGCTTGCTCATCAAAGCCATCATCAGATGCATCATCTGATAAGAAAGAGCTGACTTTTGCGACAGTTGGAACAACAGCACCTTTCTCTTACGAAGAATCCGGTAAACTAACTGGTTATGATATCGAGGTGGCGAAAGCTGTCTTCAAAGATTCTGATAAGTACAAAGTGACTTTCAAGAAGACAGAGTGGTCATCTATTTTCACAGGACTTGATTCTGGGAAATATCAGCTTGGCGGCAACAATATCAGTTATACCAAAGAACGTTCAGCAAAATACCTTTATTCTTATCCAATCGGGTCAACACCATCAGTTTTGGTAGTGCCAAAAGACTCAGATATTGCTTCATACGATGACATTGCAGGACATTCAACGCAAGTGGTTCAAGGAACAACAACAGCAGCACAGCTTGAAAAATTTAATGCTGAAAATAGCAGCAAACCTGTTGACCTCAACTACACTAACGAAAATATTACTCAAGTTTTGACAAATCTGAATGACGATAAGTTTGATTTCAAGATTTTTGATGCTCCTACGGTAAATACCATTATTAAAAATCAAAAATTGAATAATTTGAAAACTATCGAGTTGAAATCTGATGAACAACCATTCATTTATTTCATTCTTGGACAAGATCAAAAAGATTTGCAAAGCTTTGTTAATAAACGTTTGAAAGTCTTGCAAAAAGATGGTACTTTGTCGGATTTGGCACAAAAATATCTCGGTGGAGATTATGTTCCAAGCGCGAAAGACTTGACGGTTCCATCAGAAAAATAA
- a CDS encoding amidohydrolase, with protein sequence MISDFYAKLAAVRRRIHAHPEISENEFETTAFLKEYISKLGIHILETDLPTGFIAEIGQGEPVIALRADIDALPIKEKNAFDYASQNGAMHACGHDFHQTSLLGAAELLKEKEAQLKGTIRLIFQPAEEVSVGAYQVIEAGGLKDVSAIIGYHNYPHLKLGQIGLRSKAIMAAVDKFKVTISGVSGHAARPDFGTDAVLAITTIVNNLQAIISRTVSPFESAVLSVTHIDVGSAWNIMPESGYFEGTMRSFSPETRQHLRKSFTKIVENTADQFNANVTIEWGKTPTVTFNDEVLTPLIFEHSKTFAEVVTVEPLTIGEDFAAYQEKIPGVFALIGSNGDEDAADLHHDTFTVKDEALPTAVNYFVENALYLLDYFAKGKD encoded by the coding sequence ATGATATCAGATTTTTATGCTAAATTAGCCGCGGTTCGACGTAGAATTCATGCACATCCAGAAATCTCGGAGAATGAATTTGAGACGACTGCTTTTTTGAAGGAATATATTTCAAAGTTAGGCATCCACATTCTTGAGACGGATTTGCCGACGGGATTTATTGCGGAGATTGGTCAAGGAGAGCCTGTTATTGCTCTTCGTGCGGATATTGATGCTCTTCCTATCAAAGAGAAGAATGCCTTTGATTATGCCAGCCAAAACGGCGCTATGCACGCTTGTGGACATGATTTCCACCAAACTAGCCTTCTTGGTGCTGCAGAGCTTCTAAAGGAAAAAGAGGCGCAATTAAAGGGCACGATTCGTTTGATTTTTCAGCCAGCAGAAGAAGTATCTGTAGGCGCTTATCAGGTGATTGAAGCAGGTGGGCTAAAAGACGTGTCAGCTATTATTGGTTATCATAATTATCCCCACCTTAAGCTTGGGCAAATTGGGCTGCGCTCAAAGGCTATCATGGCAGCGGTGGATAAGTTCAAAGTGACAATTAGTGGGGTAAGTGGGCATGCGGCGCGTCCTGATTTTGGGACAGATGCGGTCTTAGCTATTACGACCATTGTCAATAATTTGCAAGCCATTATCAGTCGTACAGTTTCTCCATTTGAGTCTGCTGTTTTGTCTGTGACTCACATTGATGTAGGGAGTGCTTGGAATATCATGCCTGAATCAGGTTATTTTGAAGGGACAATGCGCTCATTCTCACCAGAAACGCGCCAGCATTTGAGAAAATCTTTTACTAAGATTGTGGAAAATACTGCTGACCAATTCAATGCCAATGTTACGATTGAATGGGGAAAAACACCGACAGTGACCTTTAATGATGAGGTTTTGACACCTCTTATTTTTGAGCATTCAAAAACATTTGCTGAAGTTGTAACGGTTGAACCTTTGACAATTGGTGAGGATTTTGCAGCTTATCAGGAGAAAATTCCAGGGGTTTTTGCCTTGATTGGAAGTAACGGCGATGAGGATGCTGCTGACCTTCATCATGATACTTTTACGGTTAAAGATGAGGCATTACCAACGGCTGTTAATTATTTTGTGGAGAATGCTCTTTATTTGCTAGATTATTTTGCAAAGGGAAAAGACTAG
- a CDS encoding methionine ABC transporter ATP-binding protein — MIKPIINLEHIDITFRQKKRVIEAVKDVSIVINKGDIYGIVGYSGAGKSTLVRTINLLQAPTAGKITIGDDVTFSDGKVQLKGVALRQKRQKIGMIFQHFNLMAQKTARQNVAFALRHSKLSKEEKDQKVAELLELVGLADRAENYPSQLSGGQKQRVAIARALANDPEILISDESTSALDPKTTKQILALLQELNQKLGLTVVMITHEMQIVKDICHRVAVMQNGRLIEEGSVLDIFSNPKEPLTQEFIKTATGIEDALVKIEKQAIVQNLPKDDLLVQLKYAGTSTDEPILNQIYKQFEVTANILYGNIEILDDTPVGEMIVVLSGEAFALAGAQEAIVAAGIELTVLKRGA, encoded by the coding sequence ATGATAAAACCGATTATTAATTTAGAGCATATCGATATTACTTTTCGCCAGAAAAAACGTGTGATTGAAGCGGTAAAAGACGTTTCAATTGTGATTAATAAAGGCGATATTTATGGAATTGTTGGGTATTCTGGTGCCGGAAAATCAACTTTGGTACGTACGATTAATTTGTTACAAGCCCCAACAGCAGGAAAAATCACAATTGGTGATGATGTGACATTTTCAGATGGAAAAGTTCAATTAAAAGGAGTTGCCCTTCGTCAAAAACGTCAAAAAATTGGGATGATTTTCCAACACTTTAATTTGATGGCACAAAAAACAGCGCGCCAAAATGTGGCATTTGCTCTTCGTCATTCAAAATTAAGCAAAGAAGAAAAAGATCAAAAAGTTGCTGAGTTGTTGGAATTGGTAGGCTTAGCCGATCGAGCTGAAAACTATCCATCACAATTATCAGGGGGTCAAAAACAACGTGTGGCGATTGCGCGTGCGCTTGCTAATGACCCAGAAATTTTGATTTCTGATGAATCAACATCAGCTCTTGACCCAAAAACAACCAAACAAATTTTGGCGCTATTGCAAGAATTGAACCAAAAACTTGGTTTGACAGTGGTTATGATTACTCACGAAATGCAAATTGTAAAAGACATCTGCCACCGTGTCGCTGTCATGCAAAATGGTCGCTTGATTGAAGAAGGATCAGTTCTAGACATCTTCTCAAATCCTAAAGAACCATTAACACAAGAATTTATTAAAACAGCAACTGGTATTGAAGATGCCTTGGTTAAAATTGAAAAACAAGCTATTGTACAAAATCTGCCAAAAGATGATTTGCTTGTTCAATTGAAGTACGCTGGAACATCAACTGATGAACCAATTCTTAACCAAATCTACAAACAATTCGAAGTTACAGCTAATATTCTTTACGGAAATATTGAAATCTTGGATGATACACCAGTTGGTGAGATGATTGTTGTCTTATCTGGTGAAGCCTTTGCACTTGCGGGTGCGCAAGAAGCTATTGTTGCTGCTGGAATTGAATTAACAGTATTGAAACGAGGTGCCTAA
- a CDS encoding methionine ABC transporter permease, whose product MIEWISTNMPDVYRIGWEGTNSWSDAFSATIYMTGWSFVIGGLLGLVMGLFLVLTGPNGVLSNRFGFKVLDIFTSIVRAIPFIILLAILKGFTYALVGTNLGKTAALIPLSAATFAFYARQVQVVFSEMDKGVIEAAQASGATLWDIIKIYLSEGLPELIRVSTVTLISLIGETAMAGAIGAGGLGYIAIYYGYNRSAADVTIIATLCILVLVFIIQFVGDFLTKKLSHK is encoded by the coding sequence ATGATTGAATGGATTTCTACAAATATGCCTGATGTTTACCGCATTGGCTGGGAAGGGACAAATTCTTGGTCAGATGCCTTTTCAGCGACTATTTACATGACAGGTTGGTCTTTTGTTATTGGTGGTCTTTTAGGACTTGTTATGGGCTTATTTTTGGTTCTAACAGGACCAAATGGCGTTTTGAGCAATCGTTTTGGTTTTAAAGTTTTGGATATTTTCACGTCAATTGTGCGTGCCATTCCATTTATTATCTTGCTTGCGATTTTAAAAGGTTTCACTTACGCTCTTGTTGGAACTAACCTTGGTAAAACAGCGGCTTTGATTCCATTATCTGCGGCGACATTTGCCTTTTATGCTCGCCAAGTTCAAGTAGTCTTTTCTGAAATGGACAAGGGAGTTATCGAAGCAGCACAAGCTTCTGGTGCGACACTTTGGGATATCATCAAGATTTACCTTAGCGAAGGTTTGCCAGAATTGATTCGTGTCTCAACAGTGACTCTTATCTCACTTATTGGTGAAACAGCGATGGCTGGTGCCATCGGTGCTGGTGGTCTTGGTTATATTGCTATTTACTATGGATACAACCGTTCAGCAGCGGATGTCACAATTATCGCGACACTATGTATCTTAGTTCTTGTCTTTATTATCCAATTTGTCGGTGATTTCTTAACCAAAAAACTTAGTCATAAATAA
- a CDS encoding nucleotidyltransferase — protein sequence MTVTGIIAEFNPFHNGHKYLLSQAEGVKIIAISGNFVQRGEPAIVDKWTRAEMALRNGADLVVELPFLVAVQSADYFAQGAVDILERLAVDKLAFGTEENLDYQHFSQIYGDNQQKMVDYLQSLPDNLSYPQKTQKMWETFAGVNFTGDTPNHILGLSYAKACAGKAIQLSPIKRQGAGYHSLDTDVAFASATNLRIHRQDKDFVDKFMPQADLFLGAPQVTWENYFQLLKYQILTNADLTGIFQVNEELASRIRSAIRSVATVDELVDKVATKRYTKARVRRILAYILVGAVEKPLPEAVHVLGFTPKGQKHLKMVKKSVDIVARIGAKPWDAVTQQADQVYQLGNPHLQEQTWGKVPIRIIK from the coding sequence ATGACTGTTACTGGTATTATTGCTGAATTTAATCCTTTTCATAATGGGCATAAGTATTTGCTGTCGCAGGCTGAGGGGGTCAAGATTATTGCCATATCGGGAAACTTTGTCCAACGTGGTGAGCCTGCGATTGTGGATAAGTGGACACGCGCGGAAATGGCGCTGCGAAATGGCGCTGATTTGGTGGTTGAATTGCCATTTTTGGTAGCTGTTCAGTCAGCGGATTACTTTGCACAAGGTGCGGTGGATATTTTAGAGCGTTTAGCTGTGGATAAGTTGGCATTTGGCACGGAAGAAAATCTGGATTATCAACACTTTTCACAGATTTATGGGGATAATCAACAGAAAATGGTGGATTACTTGCAAAGTTTGCCAGATAATCTGTCTTATCCACAGAAAACGCAGAAAATGTGGGAGACCTTTGCTGGTGTCAACTTCACAGGTGATACGCCAAACCACATTTTAGGGCTATCGTATGCCAAAGCTTGCGCTGGAAAGGCGATTCAGCTTAGCCCTATTAAGCGTCAGGGAGCAGGTTATCACTCGCTAGACACCGATGTGGCTTTTGCTTCCGCGACAAATTTGCGTATCCACAGACAAGACAAAGATTTTGTGGATAAATTTATGCCGCAAGCTGACCTTTTCCTAGGCGCCCCTCAAGTGACTTGGGAGAATTATTTCCAATTGCTCAAATATCAAATCCTGACAAATGCTGATTTAACGGGGATTTTTCAAGTTAATGAAGAACTAGCCAGCCGTATTCGCTCTGCTATTAGGAGCGTAGCGACTGTGGACGAGTTAGTGGATAAAGTTGCCACGAAACGCTACACAAAGGCGCGTGTGCGCCGTATTTTGGCTTATATTTTGGTGGGAGCTGTGGAAAAGCCCTTACCAGAAGCTGTTCACGTGCTGGGATTTACGCCAAAAGGGCAGAAACACCTGAAAATGGTGAAAAAGTCTGTGGATATCGTGGCTCGAATCGGTGCCAAACCGTGGGATGCGGTGACCCAGCAAGCCGACCAAGTCTATCAGCTTGGCAATCCACACCTTCAAGAACAAACTTGGGGAAAAGTGCCGATTAGAATCATTAAATGA
- a CDS encoding ECF-type riboflavin transporter substrate-binding protein, which produces MKNNSIKTVVATGIGAALFIIIGTLINIPTPIPNTNLQLQYAVVALFAVVYGPTVGLFSGFIGHALKDALQYGSPWWTWVLVSGLIGLSIGLVAKKIKIEKGQLTEKDLVWFNSAQILANVIGWGIIAPYGDILVYSEPASKVFTQGILSAAINSLTIAIGGSLLLAVYSKTRTQSGSLTKG; this is translated from the coding sequence ATGAAAAATAATTCAATCAAGACTGTTGTGGCTACAGGGATTGGGGCTGCACTGTTTATTATCATCGGAACATTAATTAATATTCCAACACCTATTCCAAATACAAATCTTCAATTGCAATACGCAGTGGTTGCTCTATTTGCCGTTGTTTATGGTCCAACTGTTGGACTCTTTTCTGGCTTTATCGGACATGCTTTGAAAGATGCTCTTCAATATGGTTCACCATGGTGGACATGGGTACTTGTGAGTGGTTTGATTGGTCTATCTATCGGACTTGTGGCTAAAAAAATCAAGATTGAAAAAGGTCAATTAACTGAAAAAGATTTAGTATGGTTTAACAGTGCACAAATCCTAGCTAATGTTATTGGTTGGGGCATTATTGCACCGTATGGTGATATTTTGGTTTATAGTGAACCAGCAAGTAAAGTCTTTACTCAAGGTATTCTATCAGCTGCCATTAATAGCTTGACAATTGCTATTGGCGGGTCATTGCTTTTAGCTGTTTACTCAAAAACACGTACACAATCAGGTAGTCTAACAAAAGGTTAA